In one Populus nigra chromosome 12, ddPopNigr1.1, whole genome shotgun sequence genomic region, the following are encoded:
- the LOC133668929 gene encoding amidase 1-like encodes MERDPDYGAFMDKFVLEPTSSAHDQPLHGLTFAVKDIFDVEGYVTGFGNPDWARTHSAATSTAPAVLAVLRGGATCVGKTVMDEMAYSINGENIHYGTPINPCAPNRVPGGSSSGSAVAVGAKIVDFSLGTDTGGSVRVPASYCGILGFRPSHDAVPSAGVIPMAQSFDTVGWFARDPVILSRVGHILLKSPVMDPIKPSQVIIAEDCFQLSNIPNNRLGQVLVKSVEKIYGGHIVKHTVLGDYVKEKVPSLKHFMSKEIKEQDYNIPPLAALSNAMRSLQRYEFKDNHGEWITSVKPGLGPGISERVWEAVRTTGENIDACPSVKTELHAALATLLQDFGILAIPTVPGPPPKLQADPTTLEIFRAKAFSLLSIAGVSGFCQVSIPLGMYDNLPVAVSLLAKQGSDAFLLDVVESLYGTLKEQVEITEK; translated from the exons ATGGAAAGAGACCCGGATTATGGAGCTTTCATGGACAAATTTGTGCTTGAACCTACCTCTTCAGCTCATGATCAACCATTGCATGGCCTCACTTTTGCAGTTAAAGATAT ATTTGATGTGGAGGGATATGTGACTGGATTTGGTAATCCTGACTGGGCAAGGACTCATTCTGCTGCTACCTCAACTGCTCCTGCTGTTTTGGCCGTCTTAAGAGGAGGAGCCACCTGTGTTGGTAAAACTGTCATGGATGAAATGGCTTACAG TATAAATGGAGAAAATATACATTATGGCACACCTATAAATCCATGTGCTCCCAATCGTGTACCCGGAGGATCTTCAAGTGGGTCTGCTGTTGCGGTTGGTGCAAAAATTGTAGACTTCTCCTTGG GAACAGACACTGGAGGAAGTGTAAGAGTCCCTGCATCATATTGTGGAATTTTGGGGTTTCGACCTTCACACGATGCTGTTCCAAGTGCAGGAGTTATTCCCATGGCACAGAGTTTTGATACTGTGG GATGGTTTGCGAGGGACCCTGTGATTCTGAGTCGGGTAGGACATATTCTACTCAAATCGCCTGTTATGGATCCTATCAAACCTAGTCAAGTTATCATTGCAGAAGATTGTTTCCAGCTTTCAAACATTCCAAACAATCGACTAGGTCAAGTTCTTGTGAAATCAGTGGAGAAGATATATGGAG GCCATATTGTGAAGCATACAGTCCTCGGGGACTATGTCAAGGAAAAAGTTCCAAGTCTGAAACATTTTATgagtaaagaaataaaagaacaagattaTAACATTCCACCTTTGGCAGCCCTCTCAAATGCCATGAGGTCACTTCAAAG GTATGAATTCAAGGATAACCATGGTGAATGGATCACTTCAGTCAAACCTGGATTGGGTCCAGGAATATCAGAAAGGGTATGGGAAGCTGTTAGAACAACTGGGGAAAACATTGATGCCTGCCCCTCTGTAAAGACGGAATTACACGCTGCCCTTGCAACTCTTCTTCAG GATTTTGGTATCCTAGCTATCCCTACTGTTCCAGGGCCTCCACCGAAACTGCAAGCAGATCCAACAACACTGGAAATCTTCCGTGCTAAGGCTTTTAGCTTGTTGTCCATTGCGGGAGTATCAGGATTCTGCCAG GTTAGCATACCGCTAGGGATGTATGACAATCTTCCTGTAGCTGTTTCATTGTTGGCAAAACAAGGTTCAGACGCTTTCCTGCTCGATGTTGTCGAGAGTCTTTATGGTACCCTCAAAGAACAGGTTGAGataactgaaaaataa
- the LOC133668971 gene encoding amidase 1-like isoform X1, with protein sequence MARDPDYGAFVDKFVLELTSSAHDQPLQGLTFAVKDIFDMEGYVTGFGHPDWARTHSAATSTAPAVLAVLRGGATCVGKTVMDEMAYSIDGENIHYGTPINPCAPDRVPGGSSSGSAVAVGAKIVDFSLGTDTGGSVRVPASYCGILGFRPSYDAVPTAGVVPLAQSFDTVGWFARDPVILSRVGHILLKSPVMDPIKPSQVIIAEDCFQLSNIPNDRLGQVLVKSVEKIYGGHILKHMILGDYVKEKVPSLKHFMSNEIKELEHNIPSLAALSNAMRSLERYEFKDNHGEWITAVKPALGPAISERVWEAVRTTGENVDACHSVKTELHAALATLLQDFGILAIPTVSGLPPKLQTDPTTLKIFRAKAFGLLSIAGLSGFCQVSIPLGMYDNLPVSVSLLAKQGSDAFLLNVVESLYGTLKEQVEITEK encoded by the exons ATGGCGAGAGACCCGGATTATGGAGCTTTCGTGGACAAGTTTGTGCTTGAACTTACCTCTTCAGCTCATGATCAACCATTGCAGGGCCTCACTTTTGCAGTTAAAGATAT ATTTGATATGGAGGGATATGTGACTGGATTTGGTCATCCTGACTGGGCAAGGACTCATTCTGCGGCTACCTCAACTGCTCCTGCTGTTTTGGCCGTCTTAAGAGGAGGAGCCACCTGTGTTGGTAAAACTGTCATGGATGAAATGGCTTACAG TATAGATGGAGAAAATATACATTACGGCACACCTATAAATCCATGTGCTCCTGATCGTGTACCCGGAGGATCTTCAAGTGGGTCTGCTGTTGCGGTTGGTGCAAAAATTGTAGACTTCTCCTTGG GTACTGACACTGGAGGAAGTGTAAGAGTCCCTGCATCATATTGTGGAATTTTGGGGTTTCGACCTTCATATGATGCTGTTCCGACTGCAGGAGTTGTTCCCTTGGCACAGAGTTTTGATACTGTGG GATGGTTTGCCAGGGACCCTGTGATTCTGAGTCGGGTAGGACATATTCTACTCAAATCGCCTGTTATGGATCCTATCAAACCTAGTCAAGTTATTATTGCAGAAGATTGTTTCCAGCTTTCAAACATTCCAAATGATCGACTAGGTCAAGTTCTTGTGAAATCAGTGGAGAAGATATATGGAG GCCATATCTTGAAGCACATGATCCTCGGGGACTATGTCAAGGAAAAAGTTCCAAGTCTGAAACATTTTATGagtaatgaaataaaagaacTGGAGCATAACATTCCATCTTTGGCAGCCCTCTCAAATGCCATGAGATCACTTGAAAG GTATGAATTCAAGGATAACCATGGTGAATGGATCACTGCAGTCAAACCTGCATTGGGTCCAGCAATATCAGAAAGGGTATGGGAAGCTGTTAGAACAACTGGGGAAAACGTTGATGCCTGCCACTCTGTAAAGACTGAATTACACGCTGCCCTTGCAACTCTCCTTCAG GATTTTGGTATCCTAGCTATCCCTACTGTGTCAGGGCTTCCACCGAAACTGCAAACAGATCCAACAACACTGAAAATCTTCCGTGCTAAGGCTTTTGGCTTGCTGTCCATTGCTGGATTATCAGGATTCTGCCAG GTTAGCATACCGCTAGGGATGTATGACAATCTTCCTGTATCTGTTTCATTGTTGGCAAAACAAGGTTCAGACGCATTCCTGCTCAATGTTGTCGAGAGTCTTTATGGTACCCTCAAAGAACAGGTTGAGATCACTGAAAAATAA
- the LOC133668971 gene encoding amidase 1-like isoform X2, with protein MKWLTDGENIHYGTPINPCAPDRVPGGSSSGSAVAVGAKIVDFSLGTDTGGSVRVPASYCGILGFRPSYDAVPTAGVVPLAQSFDTVGWFARDPVILSRVGHILLKSPVMDPIKPSQVIIAEDCFQLSNIPNDRLGQVLVKSVEKIYGGHILKHMILGDYVKEKVPSLKHFMSNEIKELEHNIPSLAALSNAMRSLERYEFKDNHGEWITAVKPALGPAISERVWEAVRTTGENVDACHSVKTELHAALATLLQDFGILAIPTVSGLPPKLQTDPTTLKIFRAKAFGLLSIAGLSGFCQVSIPLGMYDNLPVSVSLLAKQGSDAFLLNVVESLYGTLKEQVEITEK; from the exons ATGAAATGGCTTACAG ATGGAGAAAATATACATTACGGCACACCTATAAATCCATGTGCTCCTGATCGTGTACCCGGAGGATCTTCAAGTGGGTCTGCTGTTGCGGTTGGTGCAAAAATTGTAGACTTCTCCTTGG GTACTGACACTGGAGGAAGTGTAAGAGTCCCTGCATCATATTGTGGAATTTTGGGGTTTCGACCTTCATATGATGCTGTTCCGACTGCAGGAGTTGTTCCCTTGGCACAGAGTTTTGATACTGTGG GATGGTTTGCCAGGGACCCTGTGATTCTGAGTCGGGTAGGACATATTCTACTCAAATCGCCTGTTATGGATCCTATCAAACCTAGTCAAGTTATTATTGCAGAAGATTGTTTCCAGCTTTCAAACATTCCAAATGATCGACTAGGTCAAGTTCTTGTGAAATCAGTGGAGAAGATATATGGAG GCCATATCTTGAAGCACATGATCCTCGGGGACTATGTCAAGGAAAAAGTTCCAAGTCTGAAACATTTTATGagtaatgaaataaaagaacTGGAGCATAACATTCCATCTTTGGCAGCCCTCTCAAATGCCATGAGATCACTTGAAAG GTATGAATTCAAGGATAACCATGGTGAATGGATCACTGCAGTCAAACCTGCATTGGGTCCAGCAATATCAGAAAGGGTATGGGAAGCTGTTAGAACAACTGGGGAAAACGTTGATGCCTGCCACTCTGTAAAGACTGAATTACACGCTGCCCTTGCAACTCTCCTTCAG GATTTTGGTATCCTAGCTATCCCTACTGTGTCAGGGCTTCCACCGAAACTGCAAACAGATCCAACAACACTGAAAATCTTCCGTGCTAAGGCTTTTGGCTTGCTGTCCATTGCTGGATTATCAGGATTCTGCCAG GTTAGCATACCGCTAGGGATGTATGACAATCTTCCTGTATCTGTTTCATTGTTGGCAAAACAAGGTTCAGACGCATTCCTGCTCAATGTTGTCGAGAGTCTTTATGGTACCCTCAAAGAACAGGTTGAGATCACTGAAAAATAA